The window CAACCAGGATATTATTCTTTGACCTCTTAATCGTCCTGCTATTCACATTCCTGGCGTATCTCTTTGTTCTCATTCCACCGTTTAATCAGACATCACTCAGAATTATTTTTGCGCTTCCAATACTGCTCTTCCTGCCAGGTTATCTCCTGATAGCAGCGATCTTTCCGAGAAGAGAAGAGCTGAGTGGTATTGAAAGATTCACATTGAGTATAGGACTGAGTATCGCGATCTTTGTCTTTGATGGTTTTGCTATAAGCGTCACTCAATGGCGATTCAGGCCCACATCGATCATTTATTCACTCTCACTGATAATATTAATCCTCACATTGATTACACTACTCGTGAGGCTCAGGATTCCAGAGGACAGACGATTCTATCTTGATCTCTCGATTTTTTCAGGTTTTATTGAATCATTACGCTCAGACGAGAGGCCGAGCGATATCGAGAAAGCACTTATAATCGCACTTGCTGGTTCGATCATAATCGCAAGCGGAATGCTCGTTTATGCCAAACTCACATTTGAGGAGGAGAAGTTCACCATGTTATACATCCTTGGTGCAGGAGGGAAAGCAGAGGATTATCCATCTGTAGTCTATCTGTTGGAACCCAGTTCCATAACCGTGGGTATTGAAAACTATGAGCATGCACCGGCGAATTATACACTCCAGGTTAAATTGGGAGGATACCTGCTTAAAGAAGAAAATCTGTCGCTTTCACATGGTGAAAAATGGGTAAATAAAGTCTATTTCACGCCAAAACACGTAGGTAAACACCTGAAACTTGAATTCGTGCTGTATAAGGATGGATCGATGATCCCCTATCGCTCGGTGCATCTATGGGTCGATTCGTTGATTGACTATGGCAATCTTACAAGGGTTCGAGAATATGCCTTATCAGATCTACCAGTCGTGGATAACCCGGACATGGAAGCAGATTCAGGCTGGATTTTTACAAAGAATATCGGATACTTCAGAGGCCATTTCACCAAATTCTATCAACTGGAGGAGAATGCAACCCTCTGTGGTTACGTGACCGATAACGTTACCAGCAAAGGGATTGCATACGCCCGTGTGAGTATTAACAACCATTATGGCTATGTAAAAACCACAACAACAAACAGCAGTGGTTATTACGAGATTCCAACAATCGCAGATCATTTCTGGATTGTATCCACCGCCAATGGCTACAGAGAAAGTGCGACTGAATTTGATATATCCCCTGGAAAGAGGCTTGTTGTTAACATGAGTAATGATCCTCAGCCGATAGCCCAATTCAATATGACACTGGAGGAATTATCCATCATAAATGAGACGATAGACACGCTGCCGCCTGATGAAGTACCTGAATGGATATTAACGCTTGATGGATATGTCATCGATGATGTAACCAGGCTACCGATTGCAAATGCGAGTGTGAAGGTGACGATTGAAGACATCTTTGAGAAGGTGCTTGTAACCGATCGAAGCGGGCACTTTGAGCTAAAGGCAATTCCGGGATCGGCAACGATCTCTGTTGATGCAGCAGGATACAGTGAGAAGACGACCTCATTCACGATATCTGATGATTCCACAATCGATCTAAGGCTTGAACCTGCAAACACCACACCACCTCCATCATCCATGATGATCTTACCGATTGTGAGGGCAGGAGAGGAGGGGAACAGACCAGCGAGCGGGTTACCACCATGGGTATCTATTATCAAAGGATATGCAATCGATAATGTGACCTGTTTGCCGATTCCAGATGCAAGCATAAAGATCAGAAACGATTACGGTTTTGAGAGGTACACCACGACTGATAAGAATGGATACTTTGAGCAGAAAGTGATAACAGGCAGATCATGGGTAGAGGCTGAAGCAGATGGGTACATGAAAAGCAGTACAAGGCATGATATATCTGGTGAATATATAACTGACCTGAGACTGACGCCCGAGAGTGTCACCATTCAGGGGTACATCCATGATAATACCACAGGTGCCCCAATCTCCAACGCCCACGTGCGCTTAAAATGTGATGGGTATTCCAGCTATACCAGGACGAACACAAGCGGTTATTACGAGATTAAGACGATCGCAGGACTTATAAGGCTTGAAGTTACTAAAACAGGTTATTTTACCAATGAAACAGAGATCGAGATTCCTTATGGTGAGATACAGATAGTTAATATGACAATCGAGAGGACACCGCCACCAGCAACAGTCAGTGGGTATGTGTACTACAACCATACAGCACTTGCGGGTGTGATGGTTCTCCTGACAGATCATAAAGGTTATGAAGAAACAACTGTAACAGACAGAAACGGATACTTCGAGACCGAGATTCTTCCTGGCCACATCTATTTACAGGTATTGCCGAGTGCTTATATGACGAGTAGTGTTGAGTTTGACGTGGGGAGTGGGGAGAGTGTGATTTTAAGAGAGATTGAGCTTGATGCGCTTCCAGAGAGTAGCTACCAGATCGATTATCCATCGAAAACACCCATACAGAAGGGATACTATGGAGAGATATATCAGGATATTGTATCAGATGAGGGTCTTGCAACCATATCGTTCAAGGTCAGCGACTCCTACACTTCAAATAGGAGTGAGGGGTATCTATTCAAGCAGGTTCTTTTGAACAATCTCGTTGTCTGGGAGGATGACGTTGCAGAGGATGAAGTCTGGCAGGAGATCAACGTCCCTGTTACACTTAATAATGGAACAAACAGACTGGCATTACGCGTCTATGCA of the Candidatus Syntrophoarchaeum caldarius genome contains:
- a CDS encoding membrane protein containing DUF1616, yielding MIYFARGVFVKGSTRILFFDLLIVLLFTFLAYLFVLIPPFNQTSLRIIFALPILLFLPGYLLIAAIFPRREELSGIERFTLSIGLSIAIFVFDGFAISVTQWRFRPTSIIYSLSLIILILTLITLLVRLRIPEDRRFYLDLSIFSGFIESLRSDERPSDIEKALIIALAGSIIIASGMLVYAKLTFEEEKFTMLYILGAGGKAEDYPSVVYLLEPSSITVGIENYEHAPANYTLQVKLGGYLLKEENLSLSHGEKWVNKVYFTPKHVGKHLKLEFVLYKDGSMIPYRSVHLWVDSLIDYGNLTRVREYALSDLPVVDNPDMEADSGWIFTKNIGYFRGHFTKFYQLEENATLCGYVTDNVTSKGIAYARVSINNHYGYVKTTTTNSSGYYEIPTIADHFWIVSTANGYRESATEFDISPGKRLVVNMSNDPQPIAQFNMTLEELSIINETIDTLPPDEVPEWILTLDGYVIDDVTRLPIANASVKVTIEDIFEKVLVTDRSGHFELKAIPGSATISVDAAGYSEKTTSFTISDDSTIDLRLEPANTTPPPSSMMILPIVRAGEEGNRPASGLPPWVSIIKGYAIDNVTCLPIPDASIKIRNDYGFERYTTTDKNGYFEQKVITGRSWVEAEADGYMKSSTRHDISGEYITDLRLTPESVTIQGYIHDNTTGAPISNAHVRLKCDGYSSYTRTNTSGYYEIKTIAGLIRLEVTKTGYFTNETEIEIPYGEIQIVNMTIERTPPPATVSGYVYYNHTALAGVMVLLTDHKGYEETTVTDRNGYFETEILPGHIYLQVLPSAYMTSSVEFDVGSGESVILREIELDALPESSYQIDYPSKTPIQKGYYGEIYQDIVSDEGLATISFKVSDSYTSNRSEGYLFKQVLLNNLVVWEDDVAEDEVWQEINVPVTLNNGTNRLALRVYAKKESNNFPLSVWWDSIRIKPFEKVTKDVATSFTILDAEGTRENYPTKLYLGKPAAVIANIENNEGETINYILQVKLNDILLNSKNVTLEDGSKWEGKITFTPNQIGSLYKLEFLLFKDEVKEEPYKKFTLWVSSDIDYDNLDLLEEYDVSPLPALVNGDMESGASDGWTYTEHGANFTGEITDSTMVSPMHSYEIGHNETHVGEGEYADITQNFTSEIYPATVVISFNVRDSYTAKEDGYFLKQVLLNDELIWEEDVAGDEGWQYKKIPVQLDAGENRLTLRLLAVKASDNFPIKLWWDDVKIEPVTALREEAPLTFSILDAEGTDKNYPTQLHLGEPANFISKVDVNERGQIKYILQIKLDGRVLEERSRWLEKGMRWEENISIVPDQIGDGQQLEFMLFRGVVEGTPYRYFHLTVSTDLNYDRIEPLLRYGITPLPILDGGTMQHISAWSSNFNGSFRGFLSCENASSPLSYCIEQNGASNKGDFGEIWQNISASSDGVAVLSFNVRDSYTTTSSSAKNLTKEVILNNKIIWSDDIAGSDSGYTGWVVEEYTWFDDEWSIKEVPAVKSGWRHVDVPVYLNHGENNLRLGVYARDPADGLAVRTYWDDVEIKQISDLVKTGDNIRMKRYGW